In Acetonema longum DSM 6540, the genomic window TCGGCAGTACCAGCTGCTTCTGTTTCTGCTTCCGCCGTATCCTCGGCGTAGGCAATTGCCGGCGTGTACCAGAACAAGCTGCTGCCGATCAGGGCATAAAGCAGACGTTTTTTGGCCGGAGACAATTCTTTCTTCATGCTGTCAACTCCTCGTATAATAGTATTAAATCCACGGATGGCCTAGTTTCCAGCAAGGAAGCAGCATTCCGGGGAAATATTCCGATAGAAGTTTTTGAATTTATTTTTTGTTAATGATTATCATTATCACCACTGACTGTTTTATAGTATAACAAACTGCATAGCATGAACGAATAGAGATTTTTCCAAATAATCCTTGATTTTTTTCAAATTAACCGAAATGTAACTATAAATAAAATTGAAAATGATTGCCAGCATTGATAAAATGATTATGATTATTATTATCATTTGTTTTTATAAAAAAGGACTCACTTTCCTGAAGTGAGTCCTGACGTATCAAGTCTTTACCAACTCGATACAGCCTTTAAAATGATTGTTACTTGGGAGGGTACAGAAAATGGAAGTGGATATCCATGACCTATCCGATTATTTTTCTAAAATAAATTTTAGTGTAGTCGACATAAGGCGAGCAATTATCGAACCCGGGACAAAACGTTTCGGTACGGTTACCTCCCCATTTCCAGGTATGATTTTTCCGCTGCGTGGCCGATCAAGGATGTTTTTCGATGGCGTGCCTTATGACATGGAGCCCGGTAAAATATTTCACGGAGGGCCGAATACGCCATTGGATAAGGAGGTTCTGGGACAATCGAAGTGGGATTTTATGGTCGTACATTACCAAGTGTATGGCAATACCCAGGGGCTGGCTCCTTATGCATTGTCACATTATGAACTCAGCCCGGGACATAATTCCCGCATAAACGACACATTGTACCGGCTGTATCATATCTACTCAACAGAAGGTAGCCTATCCTGCCTGAGAGCCAAATCCCTGTTTTTTATCATTTTGGATGAGATTTTCACTTGCGCCAGCTGCCGCTTGCACAACGACAGCCGCGAGCTGGCGGAAAAAGCCGCCGAATATATGAAGAATCACTATATGGAGCCCCTTACCGTGCCGGAAATAGCCAAGCAATATGATCTTAACAGTAAGCAGTTTGCCTATTTTTTTCATAAACACAAGGGGCTGAGCCCAAATGAGTTTCTCATTAAATACCGGATGCGGCGGGCGAAAGATCTGCTCTGCACCACAGCCTGCTCTGTCGCGGAAATTTCTTCTTGCGTCGGCTACTCAGATCCCTTTTACTTCAGCAAATTATTCAAGAAGCAGACTGGTGTGTCTCCTAAGTTATTCAGAGAAATGAAAAGTTGATAAGCAATTCATTGAAAAGCATCGAAGTGAATACCTTCCCGTGATCTTTTAACCCCTGCATCTAACGCAGGGGTTTTTCATAATAAAAAGGGCAGGCCAAATAGCCTGCCTCTTTGTTATTATTATACTTTGCATATTAGAAAAAACGCTAACCGCCGGTTGCACTTACCTCAAACAGAAATGTTGTACTTTCCATCTGACTAAAAGAGGATCTGTATTGCTACAGATCCTTGGTATCACTGGTGCGCCCGGGAGGACTCGAACCACCGGCACGCGGTTTAGGAAACCGCTGCTCTATCCACCTGAGCTACGGGCGCATGAAAACAAGTCTTTCGGCCGAGCTGTAAAGTGGCCTGCCCGGGAGGATTCGAACCTCCGGCCTTTTGATTCGTAGTCAAACGCTCTATCCAGCTGAGCTACGGGCAGTCATGAAATAATCGACAAAGAGCATTGTAACATATTTGCCAGACAAAAGTCAAGCAACCGCTTCGACGTCGGGGAGCACCGCCCATTATCTGGAATTCATGCTGCCTGTTGAAAATGTGACTTATTTTATCCACAGGTTTCCGGAATCACAGTGCTTAATTTTTGTTAAAAGCACGCTTCCTTCTTTAGTTTATCCACAATTTTATGCGTTTTGGGGATAATTCTGTGGATAATGTCGGTTACTGTCCCATTTGGTAACTCAAAGGGCGACTCCAATCCACAAAAACGCCGGTATGCTCCCACAGCCGGGTCAGAGCCAGTGTGAGATCTTCCAGAGTATCCAAGGGGCACAATTCCCGCGGTACGAAGTTTTGAACGCTTTTACCCGGTACCTGCAGCCGCAGTTTTGTCTTCAAAAAGGTCTCCACTGCCTCACCTTTAGCCGGATTATGCAGTACGACTTTGGCAGTCTTGCTCGGAAGGTCGTATTCGATATAACCGTAATCCAGGTTGTGGTGTATGGCTACCTGAAATGTATTTTTTGTATTCTGCATGAGTTCCCTCCTCATTCTTTTGCCATGAAACACGCTCTTATCATACAATCGAAACCACAAACTGTAAAGAACATTATGCGAGCACCGGAACCGTATTGCCGCCGTCCGGCATGAGGATAACGGTATAATCCGGCTTCTTCAGGATATTTTCCGCCATTGCCAGAGCTTCTTCCAGAGCAGCGGCCGGTAGAAAACCGGCTTTAATCGCAAAATCCCGATTTTCCGGCAGCGTCACCAGGATTTGGGGAACCCGTCTTAAATCATAGCCGCACTTTAAGGCTACAAAGCCAGGTACGGTAAAATCCTCTCTAAGATGCCTTTCCCTCTCCTGCAGATCAGCATGCCCGAACCAGCCGCTGAAATCAGGCGGTTCGCCGATATCAACGCACTCTAACAGCAGAATAATAACCCCGTCGTCCTTCACTGCCATCAGGGCATTATCCACTGCCTTGGTCCCCTGATACAGATTAGCGTCTTTGGGATAGCCTCCGGCGGAGACAATCACCAGATCGGCTTTTTCCCGCAGCGGCACTCCGTATAGTTCAGCAATCACCCGGCATCCTTCCTGCCAGGCCTTATCCCAGTGCCCGCCGATAAAGCGGGCGAACTCCCCGTCCGCTGTCGTAATCACATTAAGTAAAAAAGCCGGATCCAAAAAAGCCGCAATCTCCATCAGATCTTCATGCATGGGATTGCCGGCCAGGCGGCCGCTTTCCGCTGTGGGGCTGATGCCTTGTCCCACCTCAGGATGCAAACAAAAGCGATGATTTTCCTGGATAGTGGAATAGCGGGACACCCCCGGCACAATTCCCTTGCGTCCGCCGCCAAAGCCGGCCATGGAGTGGTAGGCTATTCCTCCTGTCAGGATGACCTTGTCGGCCTCGACTACCTGCCGGTTAAGATAAGCCCGGGTGCCCCGGGAGGTTGTTCCCATATAGACGAAATCCGCTTCCTCACGGGCATAACTCTCCACAATCCGGACCCGTTCGACCGCTTCTTTCCCATAGGTGTGAAGATGTTCTGCCGGTGTGTGCCGGCGATGAGCTCCCAGCGCCACAACCAAGGTGATATCCCGGTCAGAGATCCCGTACTCATTCAATTCGTCCAGCAGGCAGGGAAGAAATTTTTCGTAGTGAATCCAGGCGCGGGTAATGTCACTGACAATGACGGACACTTTGTCCCCTGTTTTGAGCAATTCCTTAAGAGGCGGCCTGCCGGTCGGCTGCCGCAAAGCGGTCTGAACGCCGCTCCGGATGTCGGCAACAGGATCGGTCTTTTTCCCTTGAATGATTTGCAGGACTCGTTTTTCGGGAAAAGATGCCTGCAAGGTAGTTTTTCCATAGCGTAATGGTTGCTGTATCACTAACGATGTCCTCCTGTATCAGAGCTATGCTTTTTCGGGAGAGTGATAATACGATTTTTCGTGCACGGTGATCTCCTGGGAAATGCTATTTTCCTTGTTGTCGCCGATCATAACCATACTGGCTCCGGCGGTCAGGCCGATCACCTGATAGGTATTTTTGCTCTGGGGGACAACCCGGATCTTTTGCTCATAGCTTATAATTCTGTAGGGTTCAACCCCACCGCCTACCGTCATGAGAATTGATTCTCCCACGTACAGTTTATCGGCTGACAGCCGGATGGTTAAAGGCTGTGAACGGCTGTCATCATACGCCGGTCCGGTACGCCGGCCGCCTTCTTCCTCGGTTGGGTCCTGGGCACCGGCAGCCCAGCCCGGAACCGTGAAAAGACAGATGGCACTCCCTAGAAGGACCGCTATGCCAAGCGCCTTGATCTGCATACTGCACACCTCACTTTCTTGATGGACAACCCGAAAATCCTGATCAGAGCCGCATAACCTTGCCTAACCGGCTTCCGGCTTTTTTGCCTGCGGTATCATTCAGTCTTCCGTATAGTTGCCGCCCTTACATGATGGCTATTGGCTTTATTATATACTCAGTATACTGGGATGGCTAGAAAAAATTTCTAGATACTAGCAACGAACTCAAATGATAGACGTGACTCCCCAGAACCCAAAGACGCACACTACTTTTACGACAATTATGACTAAACCACTCTCAATTGTACTATTCTCTCTAATCAAGTCACGATTATTCCTGTTTTTTGGATCACGCGCCGCTAAGACCGGAGCCATGAATCAAAACGGCTGCCTGTAAGTATGATAAAAGAAAAATGTGGAAAAACCATGTGGAGTTTTTGAACAGCTTGTGAAACCGGGAGAAATAAAAGCCAGAGCAGCATTCCTGCTGTTCCGGCTCAGGTCACCGCTACATATTTCCGGGAAATAATGAATGCCGCCACAACGGCTTTGGGTTACTCCTTTTTACGGTACATGGGTTTCAGCTGCTTATCCAGCGGCAGGCGGCCGGCTTTGCCGGTTTCCAGGGCCTGGCGGTACAATTGCGCCTGACAGTTGATGGCAGTGCCGGCGCCCTTGCTTCTTTTGTCAGGCCTGCGGTAGACGCCATCGCTGCGCATGATACGGGCTTTCTGGTTATCCGCCAGCATCAGGTCCAGGATACTCTTAATCCGGGCAATATGCCGCGGATCATCCACCGGGAAAAATAATTCCACCCGGAAGTCCAGGTTGCGGGGCATCCAGTCAGCGCTGGACAAAAACACCTTTGCATCGCCGCCGTTGGCGAAATAAAAAACCCGGCTGTGCTCCAAAAACCGTCCGACAATACTGCGCACCGAAATGGTTTCGCTGATCCCTGCCAGCCCGGGCCGCAGCACGCAGATGCCGCGAACGATCAGATCGATCTTTACCCCTTTGCTGGAAGCCTCGTACAGTTTCATGATGATCTCTTTATCTAAGAGTGAATTCATCTTGCCGATGATATAGGCCGGCTGACCGGCTTGAGCCCATTCAATCTCCCGCTGGATAAGTTCCAGGATGCCCTGGCGCAGGCCAAGGGGCGCCACCACAAATTTGTTCCAGACGGGCGGATCAGAGTAACCGGACAGCATATTAAAAAAAGCTGAGGCATCCACGCCGAACTGGTCATTGGCGGTAAACAGGCCAATGTCGGTATACAGCCGGGCTGTTGAATCATTGTAGTTGCCGGTGCTTAAATGGACGTAACGCTTGATGCCGCCGCTCTCCCGCCGGACAACCAGAGTGATCTTGGCGTGAGTTTTGAGCCCCACCAGGCCATAGATTACATGACAGCCGGCTTCTTCCAGGCGACGGGCCCAAAGGATATTATTTTCCTCATCAAAGCGGGCTTTCAATTCCACCAGCACTGTGACCTGCTTGCCATTTTCCGCCGCCTGGGCCAGGGCGCTCACAATGGGTGAATTGCCGCCGACACGGTACAGGGTTTGCTTGATGGCCAGCACGTCCGGATCCACTGAGGCTTTAGTGATAAATTCCACCACCGGTTCAAAGCTTTCATAGGGAAGATGTACCAGGATATCCTGTTCCCGGATGACCTCAAACAAGTGGCCTCCCGCCATAACATCTTCGATGCCGTTTAGGTCCGCCGGCAATTGAGGCGTCAGAGACTGATACCGCAGATGTTCAAATCCGGGTAGATCGGCAAATTTCATAAAACAGGTGGCATCAATCGGCCCGGGTATCTCAAAGATCTCTTGGCCACCTACTCTGACGGAATCAATGACAAAATCCCGCAGCATACGGTCTTTTGCCTTGCCGATTTCCAGTCTCACCGGCTGACCGTGCCGTCTCTGCCGCAGGGATTTCTCCACTTCCGCCAACAGATCCTCGGATTCCTCTTCGTCAATGAACAAGTCGGCGTTGCGGGTAATCCGGAACAGCACCGCATCTTTCACGGCATACCCCAAAAACAGGTGTTCACAGTATGTTTGAATAATCTCACCTAAAAACACAATTTTTTTCTTGCCCCCCGCCTTTCCCGGCAGGGAGACCTCCACCAACCGGGGCAGCACTGCCGGCACCTGGACAACAGCCGTACTGGTATCACCCTTCTTATCGGTCAAAAGCACCGCCAGATTGAGGGTGCGATTGGCCAGAAAAGGAAACGGGTGGCTGGCGTCAACCGCCAGCGGCGTAATCACCGGATAAATGGTATAGTGAAAATAGTTTTTAACCCATTCTTTTTCTTTAGGGTTGAGCTTCGATACGATGGTGAATTCAATCCCCTGTTCCGACAATTCCTGCATGATCTTTTTCAGGGAATGATACTGGTTTTGGACCAGTTCATTGGTCGCGGCATAAATTTCCTGTAATTGCTCCCGGACAGACAGGCCGGCCAAATCAGTCTTATTGACGCCGCTCTCCAGCTGTTGCTTCAGTCCGGCCACCCGGATCATAAAAAATTCATCCAGATTGGAACTGGTGATAGCAATAAATTTGAGCCGCTCCAGCAGCGGCTTGTCTTTATCCATAGACTCTTCCAGGACCCGTTCGTTGAACTTCAGCCAACTGATCTCCCGGTTGAGAAAATATTCCTGTGCTGAAAACATTTATATCATCGCCTCCGTCTCTGCAGCGTGGCTTTCACACCAAAAACATCTTCAAAAAAATAGGATTTGTCAATAAACGTCCATTCTTCCAGTGACATATCCTCCCCGGAGTCTGCCGTAATCAGGAGTTCGTCTCCCTTGCAGATCAATTCCAGGGTTTCCAGGTCGACTTTCTGACGATGACTGCGGTCAATGGCATCGGCAAGGCGGATGATCGCCGACAGTTTGGCGGTTATCACTTTTCGTTCCGGACTTAGAACGGCAAAGTGAGCATCTACGGAGGACGGCGTTCCTTTAGAGTGATAATGAGCCACATTGGCAATAATCGCTTTATCTTCTTCGGAAAATCCTAAAATATCAGAAGAGATGATCAGCCGGTAAGAGTAAAAATAATGCTGTCTCAGGCTGACGAATTTGCCGATATCATGCAGGATGGCCGCTACTTGCAGCATGAGTCTCTCCTGTCGTCCCAGTCCGTGGACTTTCCCCAGCATATCAAACAATAAAAGGGCTATCTTCTCTACCCTATGAGAATGGCGCTGGTCATACTGATACTTTTCGCCAAGAGATATCGCCAGGCTTTCAATCTGCCCTTCCACCACATCCAGAAACGGATCGGCAGTTTTTTCGGCCACATGCAAAGCAATCAGTCCGTCGCTGAAGTGATCATCAGGAACCACAATCTCCTCGATATTGGCCAGGGAAAGGATTTGTCCGTATAACACAATCGTCGGCAGCACCATTTCCGCTTTCTGCTCCGTGAGAGAAAACGCCTGTATCAGCTGCGGCAAGTTAAGGGATTTGACCCGCTCATACAGTTCTTTAAAGTCCGTCGGGTTAATGTAGGCTAACTCTTCTGATTGTTCCCGTCCCAGCATCTTCAAAAGCAGCCGGGTTTCCGTGCCGGCCAGGATCAGGTACCTGATTTTTTGATGCTTCAAGGCCTGCTCCACCGGTTCGATGATACTATAGATATATTGGGACAAGGCCTCATGAAAATAGACGGATTCCCGCTGATACTTGGCGAACCGTTCCTTGATGCGCAAGATGCCGACATGGATGTTTTGCTGGTACTTCAATTTATGGTCTTTATATAAAGTAATGCCTAACCCGCCGGAAGAGATGTCCACAAACAGGAGCGCCTCCCGGGTCTGAGTCAGGCCGTTCCGGTCCATGGCCCGAAATAAGGCAATGTATTTATAAAAGATTTCCTGGGGCATATCCACGACCTCTACGTCAAAACCGGTTTTAATCCGGATCTGATCAATAATATACTGCTGATTGGTGGCTTCACGCAGGGCAGTGGTCGCCAATAACCGGTAATCCTTCACGCCGTATTCGTTCATCATCCGGCGGTATCCTTTCAGCAACTCGCAAATCTCACGGACAGCGGCAAAACTGATGGTGCCGGTTTTAAAGGTTTCCTCGCCGAGAGCAACGGTATAAGTGGCGCGATCAATCAGCTTCAGATCCTGCAGCGACTGATATTCCACCAGTTGAATCGTCACCTGCTCTGACCCCACATGAATCGCCGCAAAATAGTTTTTGTCCCTGGTTGGTCTGCGCATACGCCGGAAGCACCTCCTGCTCATTTTTATTATTTCGACGGACTTTATTGAAAATCCCTCTCGTAGGGCGATACATTTGTTAACATATTGTAAACATTGCAAGATCCTTATTCACAAAAAAGCGCGGCTGATTCCGGCGGATGAGGGTTAAAATATGAAATAGGAATTTGGACCGTACCTTTCCGAACGCCAGGTACAAGAGTCCCAGCGGCAATCCGGGATAAATTTCTCAGATTCCTGACGATTGAGAAAGGATTTTGCCAAAAACAGCGGAATATTTTATGGTACGTGAGGAGTGATGATATGACTCGCCTAGCCATTATCGATTTAGGCTCCAACTCCGCCCGCCTGATTGTTATGCACATCTATCATAATGGCGCCTATAACTTAGTATACCATCAAAAAGAACCTGTCCGTCTGAGCGAAGGCATGAGCAAGGAAGGCTGGCTTCAGCCGCCGGCCATGGAGCGGGCCATCGCCACCCTGAAAATATTCGCCCACATGTGCCGGCTATTTGCCGCGGATCAGATCCTGGCCGTGGCCACAGCCGCCGTACGCACTGCCGAGAATGGCCGCGATTTTTTAACCAGGGTTCAGGAAGAGACAGGCATCCAGTTTGAAGTAATCAGCGGCGAAACGGAAGCCCTGCTTGGTTATATTGGCGTCATCAATACCATCGACATTAAAGACGGGCTGTTATTTGACTTAGGCGGCGGCAGCACTGAACTGACTTTAGTCCGTGACCGCAAACCGGTGCAGGTGATCAGCCTGCCTTTCGGCGCCGTCTTTCTGACCGAACGGTTTAAGACTGAGGACCGGGTCACGGAAGCTCAGCTCATTCAGCTGCGTCAGTTTGTGCTGCAGCATCTGGATCAGATTCCCTGGATCAGAAAACTAAACCTGCCGCTGGTTGGTGTGGGCGGTACAGCCCGCAATATTGCGAAAATGGATCAAAAACGCAAAAATTACCCCTTCAACAAGCTCCACAACTATCGCTTGGGACGTCTGTCGTTCGAAGATCTATGGAAAACCCTGCTGGCAACCACGTTAAATCAGCGGCGAAAACTCCCCGGCCTGAGCGCCGAGCGCGCCGATATCATCGTCGCCGGCTCCACCATTGTCAAATGCCTGTTTGACATCAGTCAGGGGACCCATTTGATCATCAGCGGCTGCGGTGTACGGGAAGGGCTGTTTTTCCAAAACTATCTGCCCCGCCAGGGCGAGGCGGAAATCATCGAAGATATCTTGAGTCACAGCACGGAAAATATGCTGTATTTCTATAAAGGTCATATCGATCATGCCCGCCACGTTACCCATCTGGCCACCTGCCTGTTTGACAGCCTGCAGGCAATTCACGGTCTGGACAGCCGTATGCGCAGTCTGCTCCGGGTTGCCACCCAGCTGCATGATATCGGCATCACGATCAGCTACTACGATCATCCCCGTCATAGCGCCTATTTGGTGGAGAATGCCCGGGTATTCGGTCTGACCCACCGGGAACAAATGATGGCAGCTGTAGTGGCCGGCTGGCACAATGGCCTGACAAAATTTGTCCGCAACCGGATTTACGGTGAATTTTTTGATGAAGCCGATTGGCAGGCCGTCCGAAAAATGGCGCTTTTTTTGGCACTGGCGGAAAGCCTGGATACTACCCAGATGCAGCTGATCCCGGATATCGCGGTCTATCTGTCCGAACAAAAAGCGACCTTGCATCTTTTGGGCAGCAACCCTGCCCCTATCGAGCGTCAATCCGCTGAACGGCATATTCGCTGGTTCCGCAAAGAAATGGGAATGGATATGGTCCTGGAATAGCGTAAACCAACCGGCTGACATGTCGGGCAGCGCCCTGAAGGGTGCTTTTTTATGCACTTTTTATGGTTTCCTATATTAATTATGCCGCAATATGTGTAAAATATAGGAAGATATGTACCGGTGGAGGTTATGAAGATGCAAGAAGTCCAAGCCATGCTAAAAATGATGTTTCCGCTGGTTGGCCGCGCCTTCCCGTGGGTAAAAGAGGATTTGGCCAAATGGGAGACCTATGCCTGCAAATACGCCTCCTCTCCTTTATCCGATCAGGCTCTGGCCAGCATCCGAGATAAGCGGTTTCACTGTCTGGGGGGCAGTGTTTACAGTCTGTATCCCGGCGTGAATCCCCGGCAGTTTATTTCCTTTATCGTGGCCTTGCAGACGATCAGTGACTATTTGGATAACCTGTGCGACCGCCTGCCGGGGGGCGACGAGGCGGCGTTCCGCCAGCTTCATTTGGCCATGACTGATGCGTTGGATCCCGGTACAGCTCTCCATGACTATTACCGCTTTTATCCGGCAAAAGACGATGGGGCTTATCTGA contains:
- a CDS encoding helix-turn-helix domain-containing protein, translated to MEVDIHDLSDYFSKINFSVVDIRRAIIEPGTKRFGTVTSPFPGMIFPLRGRSRMFFDGVPYDMEPGKIFHGGPNTPLDKEVLGQSKWDFMVVHYQVYGNTQGLAPYALSHYELSPGHNSRINDTLYRLYHIYSTEGSLSCLRAKSLFFIILDEIFTCASCRLHNDSRELAEKAAEYMKNHYMEPLTVPEIAKQYDLNSKQFAYFFHKHKGLSPNEFLIKYRMRRAKDLLCTTACSVAEISSCVGYSDPFYFSKLFKKQTGVSPKLFREMKS
- the larA gene encoding nickel-dependent lactate racemase, whose product is MIQQPLRYGKTTLQASFPEKRVLQIIQGKKTDPVADIRSGVQTALRQPTGRPPLKELLKTGDKVSVIVSDITRAWIHYEKFLPCLLDELNEYGISDRDITLVVALGAHRRHTPAEHLHTYGKEAVERVRIVESYAREEADFVYMGTTSRGTRAYLNRQVVEADKVILTGGIAYHSMAGFGGGRKGIVPGVSRYSTIQENHRFCLHPEVGQGISPTAESGRLAGNPMHEDLMEIAAFLDPAFLLNVITTADGEFARFIGGHWDKAWQEGCRVIAELYGVPLREKADLVIVSAGGYPKDANLYQGTKAVDNALMAVKDDGVIILLLECVDIGEPPDFSGWFGHADLQERERHLREDFTVPGFVALKCGYDLRRVPQILVTLPENRDFAIKAGFLPAAALEEALAMAENILKKPDYTVILMPDGGNTVPVLA
- a CDS encoding RNA degradosome polyphosphate kinase, producing MFSAQEYFLNREISWLKFNERVLEESMDKDKPLLERLKFIAITSSNLDEFFMIRVAGLKQQLESGVNKTDLAGLSVREQLQEIYAATNELVQNQYHSLKKIMQELSEQGIEFTIVSKLNPKEKEWVKNYFHYTIYPVITPLAVDASHPFPFLANRTLNLAVLLTDKKGDTSTAVVQVPAVLPRLVEVSLPGKAGGKKKIVFLGEIIQTYCEHLFLGYAVKDAVLFRITRNADLFIDEEESEDLLAEVEKSLRQRRHGQPVRLEIGKAKDRMLRDFVIDSVRVGGQEIFEIPGPIDATCFMKFADLPGFEHLRYQSLTPQLPADLNGIEDVMAGGHLFEVIREQDILVHLPYESFEPVVEFITKASVDPDVLAIKQTLYRVGGNSPIVSALAQAAENGKQVTVLVELKARFDEENNILWARRLEEAGCHVIYGLVGLKTHAKITLVVRRESGGIKRYVHLSTGNYNDSTARLYTDIGLFTANDQFGVDASAFFNMLSGYSDPPVWNKFVVAPLGLRQGILELIQREIEWAQAGQPAYIIGKMNSLLDKEIIMKLYEASSKGVKIDLIVRGICVLRPGLAGISETISVRSIVGRFLEHSRVFYFANGGDAKVFLSSADWMPRNLDFRVELFFPVDDPRHIARIKSILDLMLADNQKARIMRSDGVYRRPDKRSKGAGTAINCQAQLYRQALETGKAGRLPLDKQLKPMYRKKE
- a CDS encoding HD domain-containing protein; amino-acid sequence: MRRPTRDKNYFAAIHVGSEQVTIQLVEYQSLQDLKLIDRATYTVALGEETFKTGTISFAAVREICELLKGYRRMMNEYGVKDYRLLATTALREATNQQYIIDQIRIKTGFDVEVVDMPQEIFYKYIALFRAMDRNGLTQTREALLFVDISSGGLGITLYKDHKLKYQQNIHVGILRIKERFAKYQRESVYFHEALSQYIYSIIEPVEQALKHQKIRYLILAGTETRLLLKMLGREQSEELAYINPTDFKELYERVKSLNLPQLIQAFSLTEQKAEMVLPTIVLYGQILSLANIEEIVVPDDHFSDGLIALHVAEKTADPFLDVVEGQIESLAISLGEKYQYDQRHSHRVEKIALLLFDMLGKVHGLGRQERLMLQVAAILHDIGKFVSLRQHYFYSYRLIISSDILGFSEEDKAIIANVAHYHSKGTPSSVDAHFAVLSPERKVITAKLSAIIRLADAIDRSHRQKVDLETLELICKGDELLITADSGEDMSLEEWTFIDKSYFFEDVFGVKATLQRRRR
- the ppx gene encoding exopolyphosphatase; amino-acid sequence: MTRLAIIDLGSNSARLIVMHIYHNGAYNLVYHQKEPVRLSEGMSKEGWLQPPAMERAIATLKIFAHMCRLFAADQILAVATAAVRTAENGRDFLTRVQEETGIQFEVISGETEALLGYIGVINTIDIKDGLLFDLGGGSTELTLVRDRKPVQVISLPFGAVFLTERFKTEDRVTEAQLIQLRQFVLQHLDQIPWIRKLNLPLVGVGGTARNIAKMDQKRKNYPFNKLHNYRLGRLSFEDLWKTLLATTLNQRRKLPGLSAERADIIVAGSTIVKCLFDISQGTHLIISGCGVREGLFFQNYLPRQGEAEIIEDILSHSTENMLYFYKGHIDHARHVTHLATCLFDSLQAIHGLDSRMRSLLRVATQLHDIGITISYYDHPRHSAYLVENARVFGLTHREQMMAAVVAGWHNGLTKFVRNRIYGEFFDEADWQAVRKMALFLALAESLDTTQMQLIPDIAVYLSEQKATLHLLGSNPAPIERQSAERHIRWFRKEMGMDMVLE